A single region of the Nicotiana sylvestris chromosome 6, ASM39365v2, whole genome shotgun sequence genome encodes:
- the LOC138871869 gene encoding uncharacterized protein: MNPIQEVEVFDVWGIDFMGPFISSYGNKYILVVVDYVSKWVEVVALPTNDARVVVGFLKKNIFTRFGIPRAVISDGGTHFCNRVFEKLLAKCDVCHKVATPNHLQTSGQVEVSNREIKSVLTKTVNATRTDWAKKLDNAL; encoded by the coding sequence atgaacccaattcaagaagTTGAAGTGTTCgatgtttgggggatagacttcatgggccccttcATCAGCTCATATGGCAATAAGTATATACTTGTTGTTgtagattacgtgtccaaatgggtggaagttgTTGCACTTCCCaccaatgatgcaagagtggtggtgggatttctgaagaagaatatattcacccgttTTGGGATCCCAAGAGCTGTTATTAGTGACGGAGGCACCCACTTTTGTAACCGAGTCTTCGAGAAGTTGCTGGCAAAGTGTgatgtatgccacaaggtggccacCCCTAATCACCTGCAGACCAGTGggcaggttgaagtgtccaacagagagataaagagtgtactaaccaagactgtgaacgccacaagaactgattgggcgaaaaagctagATAATGCGCTCTAG